A single window of Polyangiaceae bacterium DNA harbors:
- a CDS encoding tetratricopeptide repeat protein, with protein sequence MRTLKLLSASLFVLSILTQAPHADADANAVGRAALLEQKGDYAAAEKELDAVTSGAELADALVAKARLQLLTGRYADAAKTASRALTLGKSAKLKAAPVVAEALAAQGKLKEAIDAVKDVADEDGSHRARLVLGELLIRSGKRGEASIPLHKIADAYNDDTITDGDAEGLSIVARAAYLLRVPRDANEAFKEAEAAGANKRVEALLWYAELLLDKYNLRDAGEAIKEALKLAPKNPHVHVAMAHLKLENAMDFSAAESEIKEALEINPNLVSAYAVRAGLALRTMDIAAADAAIAKGLAIDPTDLEILSMKAATRYLADDLPGYEAAKKQVLGLNPQYSTFFQIVSEYAEWEHRYDDIVRMMEEATTIDGQDMKAFSTLGMNKIRLGDDAGGIEALRKSWKKDPFNVRAFNTLELFEKTIPRDYVTTDGTRFRIRYHKTEKRVLERYVPRMLDQAWDSMVKRYGFTPKMPVSIELYADSEHFSIRTSGLPNVGIQGVCFGQSLAALSPSAGPFNWGNVLWHELGHVFAIQQSKNHVPRWFTEGLSEYETIVARPEWRREEEPALFAALKGGRVPPLEGFNRAFTHVDSVSDVTMAYYAASQLVVFMAETYGFAKVVDMLPRWGRGLRTSDVVQGALGISHEEVDKQFRVWLKKRLTRYEKQYVPDLHAPPLPEARKALRTDPKNPKKLVELALSLFAIGDNAEALAILDEALLLDPKHADANYIRLRIAMDRKKFDDAAKIADKMISYGHDGYALRIKAADLAELRNDKVRAREHLEAAHRFDPSQAEPLQGLYDFAKKLGDTSAQLDALQRLSLVDQHDRRVWVRLLELLVSRGKWDEAVKVGESAIYVDVMNPKVHRLYAKALARTGKQVSAIFELNSALLASTEPAEKAEIYDAMAKGYEKLKQPEMAKQALDYAKLVSPLKK encoded by the coding sequence ATGCGCACGCTCAAACTGCTTTCCGCTTCGCTGTTTGTCCTGTCCATCCTCACGCAAGCACCGCATGCAGACGCGGATGCCAACGCGGTCGGTCGCGCCGCGCTCCTCGAGCAAAAGGGCGACTACGCTGCTGCGGAAAAGGAGCTCGATGCCGTCACTTCGGGCGCCGAGCTGGCCGATGCGCTCGTGGCCAAAGCGCGCCTGCAACTGCTCACGGGACGTTACGCGGACGCCGCGAAAACGGCATCACGCGCGCTGACGCTCGGCAAGAGCGCCAAGCTGAAGGCCGCGCCCGTCGTCGCTGAAGCTCTCGCCGCGCAGGGCAAGCTGAAAGAAGCGATCGACGCCGTGAAGGACGTTGCAGACGAAGACGGATCGCATCGAGCGCGGCTCGTGCTCGGCGAGCTGCTCATTCGCAGCGGCAAACGAGGCGAGGCGTCGATCCCGCTGCACAAGATCGCCGATGCGTACAACGACGACACGATCACCGATGGCGACGCCGAGGGTTTGTCGATCGTAGCGCGTGCGGCGTATCTCCTGCGCGTGCCGCGCGATGCGAACGAGGCGTTCAAGGAAGCCGAAGCGGCGGGGGCGAACAAGCGCGTCGAGGCGCTGCTTTGGTACGCCGAGCTCTTGCTCGACAAATACAACCTTCGCGACGCGGGCGAAGCCATCAAAGAAGCGCTCAAGCTTGCGCCGAAGAATCCGCACGTCCACGTCGCGATGGCTCACCTCAAGCTCGAAAACGCGATGGACTTTTCGGCCGCCGAAAGCGAGATCAAGGAGGCGCTCGAAATCAATCCCAACCTCGTTTCGGCGTATGCCGTTCGAGCGGGTCTTGCGCTGCGCACGATGGACATTGCCGCCGCCGACGCTGCCATTGCAAAAGGACTCGCCATCGATCCGACGGATCTCGAAATACTTTCGATGAAAGCTGCAACGCGGTACCTCGCGGACGATTTGCCCGGCTACGAGGCCGCAAAAAAGCAAGTGCTCGGCCTCAATCCTCAATATTCGACGTTTTTCCAAATCGTCTCCGAATATGCCGAATGGGAACATCGATATGACGACATCGTGCGAATGATGGAAGAAGCCACGACGATCGATGGTCAAGACATGAAAGCGTTTTCGACGCTCGGCATGAACAAGATTCGCCTGGGTGACGATGCGGGTGGTATCGAAGCGCTTCGGAAATCGTGGAAGAAAGACCCATTCAACGTCCGCGCGTTCAATACGTTGGAACTATTCGAAAAAACCATTCCTCGTGATTACGTGACGACGGACGGTACGCGGTTTCGGATTCGTTATCACAAAACGGAAAAACGAGTCCTCGAGCGGTACGTTCCCCGCATGCTCGATCAAGCCTGGGATTCGATGGTCAAGCGGTATGGGTTCACGCCCAAGATGCCCGTTTCCATCGAGCTTTACGCCGATTCGGAACATTTCAGCATTCGTACGAGCGGCTTGCCCAACGTGGGCATTCAAGGCGTGTGTTTTGGTCAATCGCTGGCTGCGCTATCGCCCAGCGCCGGGCCCTTCAATTGGGGCAACGTTCTCTGGCACGAGCTTGGACACGTCTTTGCCATTCAACAATCCAAAAATCATGTCCCTCGTTGGTTCACCGAAGGACTCTCCGAATACGAGACGATCGTCGCCCGCCCCGAATGGCGTCGCGAAGAAGAGCCGGCACTTTTCGCGGCGCTCAAAGGTGGCCGCGTCCCTCCGCTCGAAGGCTTCAATCGAGCGTTCACGCATGTCGACTCCGTTTCCGATGTGACGATGGCCTATTATGCCGCCAGCCAGCTCGTCGTCTTCATGGCGGAGACGTACGGGTTTGCCAAAGTCGTGGACATGCTTCCGCGCTGGGGACGCGGCTTGCGCACTTCGGATGTCGTCCAGGGCGCCTTGGGCATTTCGCATGAAGAAGTCGACAAGCAGTTTCGTGTTTGGCTAAAAAAACGCCTTACACGCTACGAAAAACAATACGTGCCCGATTTGCATGCGCCGCCCCTTCCGGAAGCACGAAAGGCGCTGCGTACGGACCCGAAAAACCCCAAAAAGCTCGTCGAGCTTGCGCTCTCGCTCTTCGCGATCGGCGACAACGCCGAGGCGCTCGCGATACTCGATGAAGCCCTGCTGCTCGATCCCAAACACGCCGACGCCAACTACATTCGGTTGCGCATTGCCATGGATCGGAAGAAATTCGACGATGCCGCCAAAATCGCCGATAAAATGATTTCCTACGGGCACGATGGTTACGCGCTACGCATCAAGGCCGCAGACCTTGCCGAACTCAGAAACGACAAGGTGCGCGCTCGCGAACACCTCGAAGCTGCTCACCGTTTCGATCCATCTCAGGCCGAACCTCTGCAAGGTCTGTATGATTTCGCCAAAAAACTCGGCGACACGTCTGCGCAGCTCGACGCTTTGCAGCGGCTGTCACTCGTGGATCAACACGACCGGCGCGTATGGGTTCGTCTTTTGGAACTGCTCGTCTCGCGCGGGAAATGGGACGAAGCCGTCAAGGTCGGCGAAAGCGCGATCTATGTCGACGTCATGAATCCGAAAGTGCACCGGCTCTATGCCAAGGCGCTGGCGCGGACGGGCAAGCAAGTATCG